One part of the Pandoraea faecigallinarum genome encodes these proteins:
- a CDS encoding polysaccharide biosynthesis protein has translation MLRNIVNLPRTAKISLMVLADLLLLPLSLWTAIGLRLDYWNFPQLHAWWVYLLPPVLAIPLFIRLGFYRAVVRYMGNRATIMVVLTVTISVCMFAGLLGMLMLPPVPRGALAIYWLIAIVYILSSRFLARAMLQHVSARDPSSRKRAVIIYGAGRAGCQLAVALRAGVEYHPVAFVDDNPALHDLEILGLKVRNPADLPKLIERYKLRQVLLAIPSATRARRLAIINALEALKVEVRAIPGMADLVGGAVQATDVREIDIDDLLGRDIVPPNQALLEANLNGKHVMVTGAGGSIGSELCRQIVLVRPRTLVLYEISEFALYSISQELEEIVNQRNLSVTIIPVLGSVQNEDRLRDIMKLHGVQTVYHAAAYKHVPLVEFNVTEGVLNNTFGTRAAAQAAIAAGVETFVLISTDKAVRPTNVMGASKRLAELVLQALANDPVVKTRFCMVRFGNVLGSSGSVVPLFRKQILAGGPITVTHPEIIRYFMTIPEAAQLVIQAGAMGASGEVFVLDMGEPVRIVDLARRMIHLSGFSVKEDGNDDGDIAIEFSGLRPGEKLYEELLIGSDVTGTRHAKIMMASEHFLARGELASVLTILEDACANNRHDVIINTLRNCVSGFNPESEIRDHLYEMRRPAVQRVL, from the coding sequence ATGCTCCGCAATATCGTCAATTTGCCCCGTACGGCGAAAATTTCGCTAATGGTCTTGGCGGACCTTCTCTTGCTGCCGCTATCCCTGTGGACCGCGATCGGCCTGCGACTGGATTATTGGAACTTCCCGCAATTGCATGCCTGGTGGGTTTATCTCCTGCCTCCGGTGCTTGCAATTCCGTTGTTCATCCGACTCGGCTTTTATCGAGCGGTGGTCCGATATATGGGCAATCGGGCGACGATTATGGTGGTGCTGACCGTCACTATTTCGGTTTGCATGTTCGCGGGTTTGCTCGGCATGCTCATGCTGCCTCCCGTACCTCGCGGCGCCCTCGCAATATACTGGCTCATCGCAATCGTTTATATCTTGTCGAGCCGCTTTCTAGCACGAGCTATGCTCCAACACGTGAGTGCGCGCGATCCCTCGTCGCGCAAGCGGGCCGTCATTATTTACGGGGCGGGCAGGGCCGGATGCCAGCTCGCGGTGGCGTTGCGCGCCGGCGTGGAATATCACCCGGTGGCGTTCGTGGACGACAATCCGGCACTGCACGACCTTGAAATTCTTGGTTTGAAGGTCCGAAATCCAGCCGATCTGCCGAAGCTGATCGAGCGATACAAGTTGCGCCAGGTGCTGTTGGCGATTCCGTCGGCCACGCGCGCCCGCCGATTGGCGATCATCAATGCTTTGGAGGCACTGAAGGTTGAGGTGCGCGCCATCCCGGGAATGGCCGATCTGGTTGGCGGGGCGGTGCAGGCCACGGACGTGCGGGAAATCGATATCGACGATTTGTTGGGGCGCGATATCGTACCGCCTAATCAGGCATTGCTAGAGGCCAACTTGAACGGCAAGCATGTCATGGTGACAGGTGCGGGCGGCTCGATCGGCTCGGAATTGTGTCGCCAAATCGTGCTGGTTCGACCCAGAACGCTTGTTCTATACGAAATCTCGGAATTTGCACTTTACTCAATCTCTCAGGAACTGGAAGAGATTGTTAATCAACGCAATTTGAGTGTGACGATCATACCTGTGCTGGGGTCGGTGCAAAATGAGGATCGCCTGCGCGACATCATGAAGTTGCACGGTGTGCAGACCGTCTACCACGCTGCGGCGTACAAGCACGTTCCCTTGGTCGAGTTCAATGTGACCGAGGGCGTTCTTAATAATACGTTCGGTACGCGTGCTGCAGCGCAAGCGGCGATTGCGGCCGGTGTCGAGACGTTTGTACTTATTTCGACCGATAAGGCGGTACGTCCGACCAACGTCATGGGGGCGAGCAAGCGCCTCGCGGAGTTGGTGCTGCAGGCGCTCGCCAATGATCCTGTGGTCAAGACGCGGTTTTGCATGGTGCGTTTCGGCAACGTGCTTGGTTCGTCCGGGTCGGTGGTGCCGCTGTTTCGTAAGCAGATTCTGGCCGGTGGTCCTATTACGGTGACGCATCCGGAGATCATTCGGTACTTCATGACTATTCCGGAAGCCGCGCAGTTGGTGATTCAGGCTGGTGCGATGGGGGCGTCCGGGGAAGTTTTCGTCCTGGATATGGGGGAGCCCGTGCGGATCGTGGATCTGGCTCGGCGGATGATTCACCTCTCCGGCTTTTCAGTGAAGGAAGATGGGAATGACGACGGCGATATCGCCATAGAGTTCTCCGGCTTGCGCCCGGGCGAGAAGCTCTACGAAGAACTGCTTATCGGCAGTGACGTAACCGGTACCCGGCACGCGAAAATCATGATGGCTAGCGAACATTTCCTGGCGCGCGGTGAGTTGGCTAGCGTGCTGACGATTCTGGAAGACGCTTGTGCCAACAATCGTCACGACGTCATCATCAATACGTTGCGTAACTGCGTGTCTGGCTTCAATCCGGAATCCGAGATCCGCGACCATCTCTACGAAATGCGCCGCCCCGCAGTGCAGCGCGTGCTCTAA
- a CDS encoding glycosyltransferase family 9 protein translates to MKDPAILIFRSAALGDFILASPALEQVRLTFPHAKIVLLTTQSASKTQRNKVAQYAGDAKSLPWVELARPHLIDDVRVLSGLSFGNLLALRKSLRGYRFERAILMLDPCAPRIGRIKKMLLLFALLGLVPQSGWRGRGSLAGDRAALKAAGLLRHHVHGPLQFLSELPVPQQYEDSKLRFDLRPGPDAHAWATRWLAEHIPKDAECIAVSPGAIQPHKRWPIEKYAELCQTLLVRRPQARLLIIGVRADAEYGAILRAVDPTRIYDLMGATSIAQSAALLTRCDMLVGNDGGSMHLGDAMGCPTVSIVPGIEYPDSIEPWHNQALAIRHAVPCAPCYNFTFCPEGHNRCMLDISVAQVLDRCLSVLERPPMTESLPV, encoded by the coding sequence ATGAAAGACCCCGCAATTCTGATCTTTCGCTCCGCCGCACTCGGCGACTTCATTCTGGCGTCACCTGCGCTTGAGCAGGTACGCCTGACATTTCCGCACGCGAAAATTGTTTTGCTCACGACTCAGTCGGCCAGCAAAACACAGCGCAACAAGGTGGCCCAGTATGCAGGCGACGCGAAAAGCTTGCCTTGGGTAGAACTAGCAAGGCCGCACCTGATAGACGACGTACGTGTGCTGTCGGGCCTGAGCTTCGGTAACCTTTTGGCACTCCGCAAATCGCTGCGTGGTTATCGTTTTGAACGCGCGATCCTGATGCTCGACCCGTGTGCACCGCGGATAGGCCGAATCAAGAAGATGCTGCTGCTGTTCGCATTGCTCGGTCTTGTGCCGCAATCCGGGTGGCGCGGCCGCGGCTCGCTCGCGGGTGATCGCGCTGCGCTCAAAGCAGCAGGCCTCCTGCGTCATCACGTTCACGGTCCATTGCAATTTCTGTCCGAGTTGCCAGTGCCGCAGCAATACGAAGACAGCAAGTTGCGATTCGACCTGCGTCCCGGTCCCGACGCGCACGCTTGGGCCACGCGCTGGCTCGCCGAGCACATACCGAAAGACGCCGAATGTATCGCGGTCTCGCCGGGAGCGATTCAGCCACATAAGCGTTGGCCGATCGAGAAGTACGCTGAACTTTGCCAAACACTACTGGTACGGCGACCGCAAGCTCGCTTGCTGATCATCGGTGTGCGTGCCGACGCCGAGTACGGTGCCATTCTCCGCGCCGTCGATCCGACTCGCATTTATGATTTGATGGGGGCGACATCGATTGCCCAGTCGGCTGCCCTGCTAACGCGCTGCGATATGCTAGTCGGCAATGACGGTGGATCAATGCACCTGGGCGATGCAATGGGATGTCCGACCGTTTCCATCGTACCGGGCATCGAGTATCCGGACTCGATCGAGCCTTGGCACAATCAAGCGCTGGCGATTCGCCACGCTGTGCCGTGCGCTCCCTGTTACAACTTTACTTTCTGTCCGGAAGGGCATAACCGCTGCATGCTCGACATCTCGGTCGCTCAAGTGCTGGATCGCTGCCTGAGCGTGTTGGAGCGTCCCCCCATGACGGAGTCTCTACCCGTATGA
- the fcl gene encoding GDP-L-fucose synthase, translating to MSVKPKIYVAGHRGMVGSAIVRALQAQGQDNIVRRTHAELDLTDQAAVRAFMQIERPDQVYLAAARVGGIHANNTYPADFIYDNLMIEANVIHEAFKAGVKQLLLLGSSCIYPKLAPQPMTESALLTGTLEPTNEPYAIAKIAGIKLCESYNRQYNASHGVDYRSVMPTNLYGPGDNYHPENSHVIPAMLRRFHEARENNAPSVAIWGTGTPRREFLYVDDMASASVHVMNLDRATYGLHTSPMQSHLNVGCGDDITIAALAQAVSDVVGYRGEIVYDTSKPDGTPRKLMDSTRLTSLGWRPNVSLTDGLRLAYDDFVRHAYVGAKAN from the coding sequence ATGAGCGTGAAGCCCAAGATTTATGTGGCCGGCCACCGGGGCATGGTGGGTTCGGCCATTGTTCGAGCCCTGCAAGCACAGGGCCAGGACAACATCGTGAGACGCACCCACGCCGAGCTCGATCTCACGGATCAGGCGGCGGTGCGCGCTTTCATGCAAATCGAGCGGCCCGACCAGGTATATCTGGCGGCGGCCCGAGTCGGTGGCATCCATGCCAACAACACGTATCCGGCCGATTTCATCTACGACAATTTGATGATCGAGGCTAACGTCATTCACGAAGCTTTCAAGGCGGGCGTCAAACAGCTACTGCTGCTGGGGTCAAGCTGCATCTATCCGAAACTCGCACCGCAACCAATGACGGAGTCAGCTCTGCTGACGGGTACGTTGGAGCCCACCAATGAACCCTACGCGATCGCCAAGATTGCGGGCATCAAGCTCTGTGAGAGCTACAATCGACAGTACAACGCTTCGCATGGCGTCGACTATCGAAGCGTCATGCCGACTAACCTATATGGTCCGGGCGACAACTATCATCCGGAAAATAGCCACGTCATTCCGGCCATGCTGCGGCGTTTCCATGAGGCGCGTGAAAACAACGCACCCTCGGTCGCCATTTGGGGTACGGGTACGCCGCGCCGCGAGTTCCTTTATGTCGATGACATGGCATCTGCGTCGGTTCACGTCATGAACCTCGATCGCGCAACCTACGGTCTCCACACTTCGCCCATGCAAAGCCACCTGAATGTGGGCTGCGGCGACGATATCACCATCGCAGCGCTGGCACAAGCAGTCAGTGATGTCGTGGGCTATCGCGGCGAAATCGTCTACGACACGAGCAAGCCCGACGGCACTCCCCGCAAGCTCATGGACAGCACGCGCCTCACCTCGCTTGGCTGGCGGCCGAACGTCTCCCTCACTGACGGCTTGCGCCTCGCCTACGACGACTTCGTGCGGCATGCGTACGTTGGCGCCAAGGCCAACTAA
- the ctaD gene encoding cytochrome c oxidase subunit I: MTGNAGSESSAHAGAYGDPGGHGPQSFWTKYVWSQDHKVIAVQYTCTAIAVGLVGLVLSNLMRMQLGFPGKFSFIDASHYYQYVTMHGMIMVIYLLTALFLGGFGNYLIPLMVGARDMVFPFLNMLSYWVYLLAVLVLMASFFVPGGPTGAGWTLYPPQAILPGTPGTEWGIVLMLVSLLIFIVAATMGGLNYVTTVLQARTEGMTLLRMPLTVWGIVMATVLALLAFPALFVSGVMMLLDKTLHTSFFMPALVSLGQPLDYRGGSPLLFQHLFWFFGHPEVYIVALPAFGIVSDLISVHARKNIFGYRMMVWAILAIGVLSFVVWAHHMFISGMNPYFGFLFATTTLIIAIPTAIKVYNWVLTLWRGDIHLSVPMLFAIGFISTFVIGGLTGLFLGNVSVDMPLSNTYFVVAHFHMVMGVAPLLTIFGGIYHWYPLVTGRRLNDRLGQWHFWITFLGTYAIFFPMHYLGILGMPRRYYEFQNYSFIPDSAHTMNTYISVAAFVVALGQLLFLFNLAWSVRHGKPAGANPWRAASLEWQTPDVPPVHGNWGPAVPTVYRWPYEYSVPGDVDDVVPQNLAPDPRRPATLVHGDSAALHRQGQPSTPPDAPPPDTPKGATP; the protein is encoded by the coding sequence ATGACAGGCAATGCCGGCAGCGAGAGTTCCGCCCACGCAGGCGCCTACGGCGACCCCGGTGGGCACGGCCCGCAAAGTTTCTGGACGAAATACGTCTGGAGTCAGGATCACAAGGTGATTGCCGTGCAATACACGTGCACGGCGATCGCGGTCGGGCTGGTCGGTCTGGTGCTGTCGAATCTGATGCGCATGCAGCTCGGCTTTCCCGGCAAATTCTCGTTCATCGACGCGAGTCACTACTACCAGTACGTCACCATGCACGGCATGATCATGGTGATCTACCTGCTCACTGCACTCTTTCTCGGTGGCTTCGGCAATTACCTGATTCCGTTGATGGTCGGCGCGCGCGACATGGTCTTCCCGTTTCTGAACATGCTCAGTTACTGGGTATATCTGCTTGCGGTACTCGTGCTGATGGCGAGCTTCTTCGTGCCGGGCGGCCCGACCGGCGCGGGCTGGACACTCTATCCCCCGCAGGCCATTCTGCCCGGCACACCGGGCACCGAGTGGGGCATCGTGCTGATGCTCGTTTCCTTGCTGATTTTCATCGTGGCGGCCACGATGGGCGGTTTGAATTACGTCACCACCGTGCTTCAGGCGCGCACCGAAGGCATGACGCTGCTGCGCATGCCACTGACCGTCTGGGGCATCGTGATGGCAACGGTGCTGGCGCTGCTCGCATTTCCCGCGCTGTTCGTCTCCGGCGTCATGATGCTGCTCGACAAGACACTGCATACGAGCTTCTTCATGCCCGCACTCGTCTCGCTCGGACAGCCGCTGGATTATCGCGGCGGTAGCCCGTTACTGTTCCAGCATCTTTTCTGGTTCTTCGGCCACCCGGAGGTGTACATCGTTGCGCTGCCCGCCTTCGGCATCGTATCGGACCTCATCAGCGTGCATGCGCGCAAGAACATCTTCGGCTACCGGATGATGGTCTGGGCGATTCTGGCCATCGGTGTATTGTCGTTCGTCGTGTGGGCGCACCACATGTTCATCAGCGGCATGAATCCGTATTTCGGTTTTCTGTTTGCGACCACCACGCTCATCATCGCCATCCCCACGGCCATCAAGGTCTACAACTGGGTGCTCACGCTGTGGCGCGGCGACATCCACTTGAGCGTGCCGATGCTCTTCGCCATCGGCTTCATCAGCACGTTCGTCATCGGCGGCCTGACGGGCCTGTTCCTCGGCAACGTGAGCGTGGACATGCCGCTGTCGAACACTTACTTCGTCGTCGCGCACTTCCACATGGTGATGGGCGTCGCGCCCTTGCTGACGATCTTCGGCGGCATCTATCACTGGTATCCGCTGGTGACCGGCAGGCGCCTGAACGACCGGCTCGGCCAGTGGCATTTCTGGATCACGTTCCTCGGCACGTATGCCATCTTCTTCCCGATGCATTACCTCGGCATTCTCGGCATGCCGCGACGCTACTACGAGTTCCAGAACTACAGCTTCATCCCGGACTCCGCACATACGATGAATACCTACATCTCGGTGGCGGCGTTCGTCGTGGCGCTGGGGCAATTGCTGTTCCTCTTCAACCTGGCGTGGAGTGTCCGGCACGGCAAACCGGCGGGGGCGAATCCGTGGCGGGCCGCATCGCTCGAATGGCAGACACCGGATGTGCCGCCCGTGCACGGCAACTGGGGCCCGGCCGTACCGACGGTCTATCGTTGGCCTTACGAGTACAGCGTGCCGGGCGATGTCGACGACGTCGTGCCGCAGAACCTCGCCCCCGATCCGCGACGTCCGGCCACGCTGGTACATGGCGATTCGGCGGCGCTGCACCGGCAGGGTCAGCCATCGACGCCACCCGACGCGCCACCGCCCGACACGCCCAAGGGAGCGACACCATGA
- a CDS encoding mannose-1-phosphate guanylyltransferase/mannose-6-phosphate isomerase, with protein sequence MTLDADNLIKSHITPVVLCGGAGTRLWPLSRKLFPKQFIPIVGNKSLLRLTLERLRGLNSVQSSSNIVCVAAEDHRFLVAEALEQSGVAGTVLLEPAARNTAAAMTLAAVSTAPDATLLFCPADHYIPDADAFTVMVREAAQALTDDTIVTFGVVPTFPSTAYGYIEMGAREHAQALYPVSRFIEKPVFQRAHELISQGNVLWNAGIFLCRAKALIAAMHVHADDILVRCRETMANASYDRQFVRPGREAFLACRSESFDYAVMERHANVRVAPFKGAWSDVGSWNAVADLTPADDAGNRIEGDGHAINASNTFIHAPCRPVVALGTQDMLIVDTPDAVLVTTREHVEQVKHVVAELDRKGRPHVALHRKVARPWGWYDSVDAGERFQVKRICVKPGASLSLQKHHHRAEHWIVVNGTAEVTRGEATFLLTENQSTYIPIGEIHRLHNPGKTHLEMIEVQSGSYLGEDDIVRLEDTYGRTTEKN encoded by the coding sequence GTGACGTTGGACGCAGACAATCTGATCAAATCTCACATCACGCCCGTTGTGCTTTGCGGCGGCGCGGGAACGCGCCTGTGGCCCCTGTCTCGCAAGCTGTTCCCGAAGCAGTTTATTCCCATCGTGGGCAACAAGAGCCTGTTGCGCCTGACGCTCGAACGCCTGCGTGGGCTCAATAGCGTACAAAGCTCGTCGAATATCGTATGCGTGGCAGCTGAGGATCACAGATTCCTGGTTGCCGAAGCGCTTGAGCAAAGTGGTGTTGCGGGCACGGTCTTGCTCGAACCAGCCGCCCGCAATACGGCAGCGGCCATGACCCTGGCCGCCGTCAGTACTGCGCCCGATGCCACGTTGCTCTTTTGTCCCGCCGACCACTACATCCCGGATGCAGACGCCTTCACCGTTATGGTTCGCGAAGCGGCGCAAGCGTTGACTGACGACACGATCGTCACCTTCGGCGTTGTGCCGACATTCCCGAGCACGGCCTACGGCTACATCGAGATGGGCGCACGCGAGCACGCTCAAGCCCTCTACCCTGTCTCCCGCTTTATCGAAAAACCTGTATTTCAGCGCGCCCACGAACTCATCAGCCAAGGCAATGTGCTTTGGAACGCCGGCATCTTCCTATGCCGCGCAAAAGCGCTGATCGCCGCGATGCACGTACATGCCGACGACATCCTCGTGCGATGCCGCGAGACGATGGCCAACGCTTCCTACGACAGGCAGTTTGTCCGCCCTGGGCGCGAAGCGTTCCTCGCTTGCCGCTCCGAGAGCTTCGACTACGCCGTCATGGAACGGCACGCCAACGTGCGGGTCGCTCCCTTCAAAGGCGCATGGAGCGATGTCGGCAGCTGGAATGCGGTGGCTGACCTCACTCCCGCTGATGACGCCGGCAACCGAATCGAGGGTGACGGCCACGCCATCAATGCAAGCAACACGTTTATTCACGCGCCATGCAGGCCGGTGGTCGCCCTGGGTACGCAAGACATGTTGATCGTCGACACGCCGGACGCCGTCCTCGTGACCACACGCGAGCATGTCGAACAGGTCAAGCACGTGGTAGCAGAGCTTGATCGCAAGGGACGTCCGCACGTGGCGTTGCACCGTAAAGTCGCTCGCCCGTGGGGCTGGTACGACTCGGTCGACGCCGGCGAGCGATTCCAGGTCAAGCGCATATGCGTCAAGCCTGGCGCTAGCCTGAGCCTGCAAAAACACCATCACCGTGCGGAGCATTGGATCGTTGTTAACGGTACGGCCGAAGTGACCCGCGGCGAGGCAACATTCCTGCTGACGGAAAACCAGTCTACTTACATTCCCATCGGCGAAATTCATCGCCTGCACAATCCTGGTAAGACGCACCTGGAAATGATCGAGGTTCAATCGGGGTCGTATCTGGGGGAAGACGATATCGTCCGCCTGGAAGACACCTACGGCCGGACCACGGAGAAGAACTGA
- a CDS encoding D-sedoheptulose-7-phosphate isomerase, translating to MSTSFTKAVEAHLTVIQSLPALTSDVETAARVCAEAIARGGRILFCGNGGSASDSQHLAGELVGRLKGNRRPLAAHALGADSAVVTCIANDFGYDEVFARQVEGIGREGDVLIAISTSGNSANVVRAVECANEMGIMTIGLLGGSGGKLLDMVTHALCISVTTDTARIQEAHILIGHVICADIETRLGLA from the coding sequence ATGAGTACCAGTTTCACGAAAGCCGTTGAGGCTCACCTCACGGTCATCCAGTCGCTTCCCGCCCTTACCTCGGATGTCGAAACGGCAGCACGCGTATGCGCTGAAGCCATCGCCAGAGGCGGGCGTATTCTATTCTGCGGCAATGGCGGTTCTGCATCTGACAGCCAACATCTGGCAGGCGAACTTGTCGGCCGCCTCAAAGGCAACCGCAGGCCGCTCGCAGCCCACGCCCTGGGTGCGGACTCCGCCGTCGTCACGTGCATCGCCAACGACTTCGGCTATGACGAAGTGTTCGCCCGTCAGGTGGAAGGCATCGGTCGTGAAGGTGATGTGCTGATCGCCATCTCCACCAGTGGCAACTCTGCCAATGTGGTTCGGGCCGTTGAATGCGCAAACGAGATGGGTATCATGACAATCGGCCTGCTGGGCGGGAGCGGCGGCAAACTGCTCGACATGGTCACCCACGCGCTTTGCATCTCCGTCACAACAGACACGGCACGCATTCAGGAAGCGCACATTCTGATCGGGCATGTGATCTGCGCTGATATCGAGACGCGTCTGGGCCTTGCATGA
- a CDS encoding lipid II flippase MurJ yields MLRSSIVVTFITLLGSALGFIVQLILAHRFGAGTDVDTYLFAISWPTFVAGMVSAFLSYVAIPELVSRERNADIQRDYFMTSLAVIGGFSILILIAGIGLGSLQLASLPADSVIREHPARNSLVRLGWLICASQIVQAYLLSTLHARRRHISSATLGLLPYVGMICLTATLSSQIGVTSIALGMLLGSVAAALLAGACLRGQFTDNAPRRWLWRDVRTLFATAPYAAVALSCFSIYAVVDAYWAPRAGEGVLASLGYAQRLIIAIGNLAVAGPSAILVPRITDLARHGDPAALRSFLRKTVLIVAAAATVFALPLAVLPDLLVRLMFARGNFNAHDVANVASTLAHMTPGMVCMLISVISLRALFCLPGAEKVAAVLGAAWGVLYFAASALWMHGGATGLANAYSVAWMMICAAMVTILFKKAGGDAHGRATASV; encoded by the coding sequence ATGCTGCGATCTTCGATCGTCGTCACTTTCATCACGCTACTGGGAAGCGCGCTGGGTTTCATCGTCCAGTTAATTCTCGCGCATCGCTTCGGTGCCGGAACGGACGTTGACACCTACCTGTTTGCCATTTCGTGGCCCACGTTCGTTGCTGGCATGGTTTCAGCATTTCTGAGCTATGTCGCCATACCGGAATTGGTGTCGCGAGAACGAAATGCCGATATTCAGCGCGACTACTTCATGACGAGTCTCGCAGTCATCGGTGGCTTTTCGATACTGATTCTCATCGCGGGCATCGGCCTGGGCAGCCTCCAACTGGCGAGCCTGCCTGCCGACTCGGTCATTCGAGAACATCCCGCGCGCAATTCGCTGGTTCGTCTTGGTTGGCTGATCTGCGCCAGCCAGATCGTTCAGGCCTATCTGCTATCGACTCTGCACGCCCGCCGCCGCCATATATCTTCGGCAACCCTGGGGCTGTTGCCGTACGTAGGCATGATCTGCCTGACGGCGACGCTGTCGTCTCAAATTGGTGTGACAAGCATTGCGCTCGGCATGCTGCTCGGCAGCGTGGCGGCCGCGCTTCTCGCCGGCGCCTGCCTGCGCGGACAGTTCACTGACAACGCGCCACGCCGCTGGCTGTGGCGTGACGTCAGAACACTGTTCGCGACGGCCCCTTATGCGGCGGTTGCTTTATCGTGCTTCTCGATTTACGCAGTCGTCGATGCCTACTGGGCGCCTCGCGCGGGCGAAGGCGTGCTCGCGTCGCTCGGCTACGCTCAACGCCTGATCATCGCCATCGGCAACCTCGCCGTGGCAGGTCCTTCAGCCATTCTTGTGCCTCGCATCACCGATCTCGCGCGGCATGGCGATCCCGCCGCGCTGCGGAGCTTTCTTCGCAAGACAGTGCTCATTGTGGCGGCGGCCGCCACGGTGTTTGCATTGCCGTTGGCCGTGCTGCCGGACTTGCTGGTGCGCCTGATGTTTGCTCGCGGTAACTTCAACGCTCATGACGTGGCGAACGTGGCATCAACGCTGGCGCACATGACACCAGGCATGGTCTGCATGCTGATATCGGTCATTTCGCTGCGCGCGCTATTCTGTCTGCCCGGTGCCGAAAAAGTGGCAGCAGTGCTCGGTGCGGCATGGGGCGTGCTCTACTTTGCGGCGTCCGCCCTGTGGATGCATGGCGGGGCGACTGGCCTGGCTAATGCCTATTCGGTCGCCTGGATGATGATCTGCGCGGCCATGGTAACGATCCTATTCAAGAAAGCGGGGGGCGATGCCCATGGACGGGCTACTGCTAGCGTTTGA
- the gmd gene encoding GDP-mannose 4,6-dehydratase, with protein sequence MQEIQRKVALITGITGQDGSYLAELLLDKGYVVHGIKRRASQFNTERIDHLYQDPHIDHRNFVLHYGDLSDTSNLIRIIQETQPDEIYNLGAQSHVAVSFESPEYTADVDAIGTLRILEAIRILKLEKKTRFYQASTSELYGLVQEIPQRETTPFYPRSPYAVAKMYAYWITVNYREAYGIYACNGILFNHESPRRGETFVTRKITRGLANIAQGLDSCLYMGNLDALRDWGHAKDYVRMQWMMLQQAQAEDFVIASGVQFSVREFIQWTAAELGITLEFSGEGVEETAKVTAISGNDAPGVKVGDIVVRVDPRYFRPTEVETLLGDPSKAREKLGWVPEITVQEMCREMVAADLSKAKQHAVLRSHGFNVSVSQEN encoded by the coding sequence ATGCAAGAAATTCAACGCAAAGTCGCGCTCATTACCGGCATTACCGGCCAGGACGGCTCTTATCTGGCCGAACTCCTGCTTGATAAGGGTTACGTCGTACATGGCATCAAGCGTCGCGCTTCCCAATTCAATACGGAGCGCATTGACCACCTGTATCAGGATCCCCACATCGATCATCGCAACTTCGTGTTGCACTACGGCGATCTGTCGGATACGAGCAACCTGATCCGTATCATCCAGGAAACGCAGCCCGACGAGATCTATAACCTTGGCGCACAAAGCCATGTCGCCGTCAGCTTCGAGAGTCCGGAATACACGGCGGACGTCGATGCCATCGGGACGCTGCGAATTCTTGAAGCCATTCGCATTCTGAAGTTAGAAAAGAAGACTCGCTTCTATCAGGCAAGCACGAGCGAGCTGTATGGACTCGTTCAGGAAATTCCCCAACGCGAGACCACGCCGTTCTATCCGCGTAGTCCATATGCCGTTGCAAAAATGTACGCCTACTGGATCACGGTCAACTACCGTGAGGCGTATGGCATCTACGCTTGCAACGGGATTTTGTTCAATCACGAAAGCCCGCGCCGCGGCGAGACATTCGTGACGCGCAAGATTACACGTGGACTTGCAAATATCGCGCAGGGATTGGACAGTTGCCTGTACATGGGCAATCTGGATGCGCTTCGCGACTGGGGTCATGCCAAGGACTATGTGCGCATGCAGTGGATGATGCTGCAGCAGGCGCAGGCAGAAGATTTCGTCATCGCAAGCGGTGTGCAGTTCAGCGTGCGTGAATTCATTCAATGGACGGCCGCAGAGTTGGGCATCACGCTGGAATTCAGCGGCGAAGGGGTGGAAGAGACCGCCAAGGTCACAGCCATCTCGGGTAACGATGCGCCGGGCGTCAAGGTGGGCGACATCGTGGTTCGTGTTGACCCTCGCTACTTCCGTCCGACAGAAGTGGAGACCCTGCTTGGAGACCCGAGCAAGGCACGCGAGAAGCTCGGCTGGGTACCGGAGATCACCGTACAGGAAATGTGTCGTGAGATGGTCGCCGCCGACTTGTCCAAGGCAAAGCAGCACGCCGTGCTTCGCTCGCATGGCTTTAACGTGTCGGTGAGCCAGGAGAACTGA